The nucleotide sequence AAGATATTTGAATCGGAATACCAAATATGGAACTAGAGCTAAAAAACATTTCAGTGGATAACGATGCCCAATCATAACCCGCATGTCCAATAACGGGGACATATTGCCCGAATAAACCGTAAAACAAAGCAATAACCGCGATAATTACAATCGGTAGTCCTACGACTCTTCTTGTTGCCTCTAGAAGCAGAAGAATGCCCACTGTTGCAACTATTTGATCTTGAAAAGTAAATCCAAAGATTAATGCCTCATTAATTAATCTTTCGTAGTTATAAATAATGTAGAAGTTAGTGAATAGAGCAGCTAATGCGAAAAGTGCATCGTACCATTGGACACCTTTCCGTTTTGTCATAGAGGATTTTATTGGATAAAGCAAGTACACTAAAGCCAATCCTGCTCCTAAGTGAATCGCACCCTGAATGGTGGATACATATGCACCGCGGAGTGCCGTGTACAGTTGGAAAATTGTTAAAGCACTTCCTAGGATTAAGGTAACCCAACCCCACGGTCCAAGATTTGTTCGAAAGGCACTTTCTTTGTCATATTTCGCCATTAATTCATGCTGATCTAATTCATTCGTATTTTGTTGTGACATCTATTCCCCTCCATTCTATACACCATAAAATAGGAGAAAAACCGGACAACAAGTGTCCGGTTCTCTCTATTACTCGATTACACCGATTTCTTTAAAGTACTTTTCAGCACCAGGGTGAAGTGGTAAGTCACTTGCACCAGTTAAAGCACTGTCCTCGGTGATTAATTTAGCTTGAGCAATCGTCATATCCCCAGCTTTTTCAAATAAAGTTTTTGTCATCTGATAAGCCAAATCTTCGCTAACTTGTTCAGTAGAACCAAGTAGTAAAGCCATTGCTGTTACAGTTTGAACAGGTTCATCTTGCCATTCATATGTTCCTGGCTCCACTGTGTAAGCTTCATATTGACTTTGATCTACTACTTGTTGAAGTGCATCTCCTTCAATATTGAGGAACTTAACTTCTTTAGTAGCAGCTTGTAGCTCATCAGTAGTAGAAGAAGGTACACCTACTACAGCAAAGGAAGCGTCAATTGTACCGTTTTGCAGCTTACTCTTAGCATCTCCAAATCCTTCTGCGAAAGCTTCATAGTCGCCTTCTTCAATACCGTAAGCACTTAATACTAGCTCAGCTGCTTGACGAGTAGCTCCACCTGGTGGACCTATTGCAACTTTTTTACCTTTTAGGTCTTCGATAGATTCTATTCCAGTGGATTCCAATGTAACGACCTGAAGTGCCTCTGGATATAGAGAAGCAATGACACCAACTTTATCGATAGTCTTGCCTTCAAATTCTCCTGTTTGCTCGACAGCACTTATCATTGTAGTGTTTTGTGCAATTCCTAGTTGGAAATCACCTGATTGAATCTTTGCGATGTTTTCAACAGAAGCACCAGATTCAACGGAACTAACATCAAATCCTTCTACATCGATATTGTCTTTTAGGAGGTTAGCCATTTCTCCACCTAGTGGGTAATACACACCACCAACACTACCTGTACCCATCGTTAGGCTAGTAACGGATTCCTCAGACCCGTCGTTTCCGCCATCACTACTTTCATCACCATTTGTACCACCACTGTTGCAAGCGCTTAATACCATAGCAACTAGAATAGCAAAGATGAATAGCAATAAACTCTTTTTCTTCATCTAATTCCCCCTTAGTATGAAATTGTTTTTTTTGTTTAGACCATACCGTTGCTCATATCTGTATCAATAATAAGGTCTAAGCAAAAAAGGATTCATACAAATCTATGAAATAGATATGTAGAATTGTTTTTATTTTATCCTATAACAGGTATAATTTTCAAGCACTTGGGGAAGTGGGTATCAGAAATCGCTTACATTTTTAATAAAAGGAAGAATTATAGTACAATGGTTAGCGTATTATTATTTAAAAAAGGAGGGAATGCGATGAGTCTCACGAAAAAGATATTCATCGGGCTTTTAGCGGGTCTGGCTGTTGGGTTAGCTCTTCATCTTGCAGCACCAGATCTTTTCTCGACGTTGGACAGTTACTTTTTTGGCCCGTTGGGAACCATATTCTTAAATTTAATTAAGATGCTAGTTGTTCCAATTGTGTTTTTCTTCATCACTTTGGGAACTGCTTCATTAGGGGATCCAAAGAAATTGGGGAGAATTGGAGCAAAAACTATTGGCTTCTTCCTCGTAACAACTACAATTGCCATTACCATTGCAATTGGATTAGCTTATCTAATCCAACCAGGTAACACAGGAATTGATACCACTGGTGCAGAATATGAGAGTCAAGAAGCACCTAGTGTAGTAGAAACCTTCACTAACATCATCCCTACAAACCCTATCCAATCTATGGCAGAAGGGAACATGCTTCAAATTATTGCATTTTCCATTTTTGTTGGTTTTGCTCTAGCGATGCTTGGTAAGAAGACAGAGGGTATTTATAGGCTAATTGAACAAGGAAACGATATTATGATGTTCCTTGTAAATCTTATTATGCGCTTTGCTCCTTATGGTGCATTTGGTTTATTAGCTTCTGCAGTAGGGCGAATGGGACTTGAAGGTGTTCAAGCGATGGCATCTTACATGATTGTTGTACTGGTTGCACTATTCATTCATGCATTCGTTACGTATGGTACTGCGGTTGGAACGTTAGGAAAAATGAGCCCTATTTATTTCTTTAAATCGTTCTTCCCGGCTATGACAGTAGCTTTCAGTACATCTAGTAGTAGTTCAACATTACCGATTTCTATGAAAACTGCTCAAGAGAACTTGAAAGTACCGAAACCGATCAGTAGTTTCGTACAACCGCTTGGTGCAACAATCAATATGGATGGAACAGCTATTATGCAAGGGGTAGCCACCATCTTTATTGCGCAAGTTTATAATACGGACTTATCTTTTGCACAATTAATAATGGTCGTACTTACAGCTGTGTTAGCAAGTATCGGAACTGCTGGGGTACCGGGTGTCGGTTTAATTATGCTAGCAATGGTCCTTAACCAAGTACAACTTCCGGTCGAAGGTATTGCCCTCATTATAGGGATTGACCGTGTACTAGATATGACTAGAACCGCTATCAATATTACAGGGGATGCAGCCTGTGCGGTTGTGGTTACAGAGAGTGAGAAGAAACATCAGGACACTAACTTTAATGATGAAGAGCCTGTAACAGAAGCCTAAAGAAAAAGCACAATGGTCAACAAACCATTGTGCTTTTTCCTTTTATGCTGATTTATTGGATGATTCCGGTTCAAGATTATCTCTTTCCTGTTGCTTACGGAAAATGGTTGCGATAATTGGGCCGGATATATTATGCCAAACACTAAAAATTGCGCTTGGTACAGCAGAAAGCGGACTGAAGTGCGCTGTGGCTAACGTCGCACCTAGACCCGAATTTTGCATCCCAACTTCAATGGAAACGGCTCGTTTTTTAGCTGGCTCCATTCCTAATGCTTTTCCTAAGCCGTAACCAAGCAAGTATCCGAGAACGTTATGCAAAACAACGATTGCGAAAATTAAAGCTCCGGTTTCTGCAATTTTTTCTTGGTTCACACTTACAACGGCTGCAACAATCGCTACAATCCCAATGACAGAAACAAGCGGGAGAGCTTTAATTCCAGGTTCAATTTTGTCTCCAAGCCAAGCCTTCACAATTAATCCAAGTACTATTGGTACCAGTACTACTTGTACGATGGAAAGGAATAAGTCCATCGGAGAAACTGGTAGCCATTGGCTAGCAAAGACGAGCACAAGTGCTGGTGTTAAGATTGGCGCCAAGACCGTTGAGACAGCGGTAATGGAAACAGACAGAGCTGTATCTCCCTTCGATAAGTAGGTCATAACATTGGATGATGTACCTCCTGGACAACACCCGACCAAAATTACCCCCACTGCAACCTCAGGTGAAACTGGTAAAAGGGTTGCAAGGGCAAAGGCAAGAAGAGGCATGACCGTGAATTGAGCAATTACCCCAATTGCAACATCTTTTGGTCGACGAAACGCTTCCTTAAAGTCATTTGCTGACAATGTTAATCCCATTCCGAACATAATAATTCCGAGCAGTGGTACTATGTATGCCGCAATCCATGTAAATCCGTTAGGTAATAAAAATGATAAGACCGCAAACAGCAAAACCCAAACTGCAAAGGTACTCCCTACAAAATTACTAAGTCTTTCTAATCCTTTCATATTTTCAACTCCTTTCTAAATATTAATTACAGATTATACTACCAATTCTGAAAATTACAACAGCAAAGATTGTCAAATTTTCTTCCAACCTTCCTGACTGTCAGTTGTAGAAAGTGAGAAGCTCCAGTATATTATTTTCATAGACACATAGAGAAGAGGGTAACAAGTGGGAAGAGAGCTTATTAGAAGGGCCAAGATTGAAGACATCGATACTGTATTTGCATTATTTGATGCATGTAAAGAGGATTTACTTCAAAAGGAAATTTTTCAATGGGATGACAACTATCCGAGTAGAGAATATGTGGAAGCTGGCATTACCTACGGAGAGATGTACATTTTAGAGAGAAATAGTGAGATTATTGGAGCAGTAGCCATTAATGAATGGCAAGCTCCAGAATGGGAGAATGTGAATTGGCGACATAATGACGGCAACACATTAATCATTCATTCCCTTTGTGTTCATCCTGATGAAGAAGGAAATGGGTATGGGGATCAGATACTTAGGTTTGTAGAAGAGTTTGCGAGGGAGAATGGGTATATAGGAGTAAGATTGGACGCCTTTTCTGAAAATGAACGTGCACTACATTTTTATGAAAGACGCGGTTATCACAAGGTTGACGAAGTATTTTTCACTTCAAAACCAGAAGGCCATGAGACGTATTATTGTTTTGATAAATTTCTGTATAATGAATTCTAAGTTTCTCTTATAACCAAAAAAGCGTGAGCCATGCCACGCTTTTTTATATGATATACATCAAGATGTTTCGACCTTTGGCAGAACCTTAGATAAGATATAACCACTTATAAGTCCGATGAAAATAGGAATCATGGATCCACCAGTTTTTACTTGATGTTCTGTTTCTTGTTGATAATAGAATGTGAATATTTTAATATCGACTACATATCCAACCGCGTAAAGGACACCACTTACGAATAAAAAAGTAATAAAGCCTAGTATGGCTCTCCCATTCATTATATCCTCTCCCCCGTTCCTTCCTTTACGATACATTTTACCATATCAATTAAGCATGGCTGAAAAGAGGAAAAGTGCCTACCCTTGTGGAATTTTTAATTACCATAATTAGAAGGTAGGGATGTGCGATGGGAAGAGTTGTAGGATTTGAATTAAGTAGTCAAGAGCCGGAAAAGGCAGTGGAGTTTTATTCCGATGTATTTGGATGGAAAGCTGCAGAGCCGCAATGGGATTACTGGGCTGTTGTAACAGGAGAAAACCATCTTGCAGGAATAAATGGTGGGATAGGAAAGGGACCTAGCGATTTTCCACAAGGGTCCAGAATTCAAATTGAGGTTGATTCCATAGATCATACGATAAAAATAGCGACTGATAAGGGTGCGATGATTGTGAGAGACAAGATGGAATTCGCAGATTTTTATTTAGCTTATTTAGTCGATCCAGTTGGAAATGGAATAGGTCTTATTGAGAAAAAATAAAGGATAACTATGAATCAGTGACCACGGACGGATTGCAATTAAATTGTAACTCTTCTAAATCTAAACGAGGAGAATGACGATGAACTTCCCCACAAGAGAAACGAACCGCCTTCACTTAGTACAGATTACTTCTGAACATGTAGATGGCTACTTCGATATTATGTCCAGACCTGATGTAACCAAGTATTATGGTATGGATCCATTACATGAACAAAAGCAAGCATTCAAAATGATTGAATCCTTTCAAACAACATACGAAAATCACAGGGGTATCCGTTGGGGAATGCTAGAGAAAGGGACCAATCGATTTATCGGAACTATAGGTTTAAATAATTGGAGCACATGGAGTAAACGAGCAGAAATAGGCTATGAGCTACACCCTGTTTTCTGGAGGAAAGGATACGCAACGGAAGCGATACAAAATATTCTGGAATATTCTTTCTTAGAACTAGACCTTTTTCGGATGGGAGCGGTGACTTTTCCGGAAAATGAGGCTTCTAATAAATTGTTGCGAAAGATTGGTTTTAAGCAAGAGGGAGTGTTACGGGGATATTTATTCCAAACTAATCAATCACATGATGCATTTGTTTTTTCGATATTGCGTCCTGAATGGGAAAAGACGAGCTCTTGATGAGCTCGTTTATCCTTTAATTCCATAATAATAAAATCGAGTATCAACGATATGTTCATATCCGAATTTTTCATAAAGACCTTGTGCACGACCATTATCATTTCCAGTTTCTAGTGTTAATCCTCTTGCCCCTACTTGTATTGCATAGTCTTTTGCAGCTGCTAAAAGCTCCCAACCAATTCCTTTGCCTCTAATATGTTGTTTAACATACAAATCATTTAAGATAAATGTTTTTTGCATCGAGACGGAAGAAAAAGTTGGGTAAAGCTGTGTAAAACCAACATAGTTGCTCTCATCGACAGCGACAAAAATGACCGAATCCTGGTGGACAAACCGATCTAGAAGAAAAGCCTTCGCTGCTTCGATATCAGAAACTTGCTTATAAAATATGCGGTAATTGTTAAATAAAGGAGTAATTCCTTCTAAATCATGAATAGTAGCTTGATAGACTCTCATTATGTATCCTCCTAAAGTGTGAATTTTCGTGTGTTAGTTCCTTTTTTGCTGGAAGAGCCAATCCATTACGACTTTATTTTCAAAGGTTGGGATCCACGAGAAATGTGGATGAAAAGGAGTAGTTCCTTCTTTATATCTTGTGTATAATATCCTGCTCTCATTTCGTGTTGCCTTTTCAAGCATTGTTCCAGCTTGTTCCTTATTCTCCTCGTTGGTTAGGGAAGCAGAATATTCTCCATATATTACAGGTATGCCGCAATCCTCTATTGCTTGAACCATTTTCGTCGTGCCCTCTATTGGAACAGTGGGATCGTCTATCGAATGGAAGGTCCAAATTGGAAGATGCTTCACTTGATTGGCAAGCTCTACATCCCCAAACCCACAGATAGGAATAGCAGCGGCAGCTAGCTCTGGATTGTCCTGAATAATTTTCCACGTTCCATACCCACCCATGGAAAGTCCCGTAATATAAATACGGTTCGGATCGATAAAATAATTAGTCTGTACTTCTTCCAACAAGTGAAGTACAAGACCACAGCAAATGTCATCTGTCCACCATTCGTTATAGTCAGCCTGTGGTGCAAGAACAAAAGCGGGATGTTTAGCTTGCTGTTCTGAATCTGCCCAACAGATGGCTCCGCGGTTACTTGCCAGATGTGTAAAATTATCATCCCCTCTCTCCCCAGCCCCATGTAAGAACAGAACTAACGGCAACGGCTTTTGTGTAGGAGGTGCATATAAGCGATAGGGAAGGGTTTTTCCATTGTTATCTCTGAATAGATTTTTCTGAAAATCATCAAGTATCAAATGATTTTCTTTTGTATGAACAATCGGAAGGGAATCTGCTTCAAGAATAGCTTCGTCCAAGTATGTAATATCCTTATTTTGTTGTAAGGTATAATGTAGCTCAAACCGTTCGGAATAGTTGGTGATGGAATCATAATAAGTGGCCCTTGCGCTATTTTCCTCCTCATCAAATTTTAGAAGGACAAAACGACCAGCATCCTCATATATATCCATCTCTCCCTTAAAGTTCGTGTAAACTTCCTTGATCGTTCTTTCTACGTACACATATTCTTTCTGTCCTTCTTGGATTTTTGGCAGTTTGGTTTTGACCGAGAACGTATCCAAGGTTAAAGAGTTTGACTTAATATCTTTCAAAAATTCTAGTAAAGCGCCAATAACTTTTTCACCTTTTGGTTTCACTTCTGTTATGAGCGTAAATTGTACAATATCTTGAACCATTTCTTCACCACCATCCAATATGTTTCTTTTATTATATATGATGATGGAAAAATTTTCTTAACACAAATAAACAAAAAGGTTACGATGAAAATTATAAAGGAGTGAATGTAAATGATTACTACTTTAAATGTCCAAAATATTGATGAAACAGTTGAAATGGCGTTGGACCTATGGCCAGGCCACACCTTTGAGCAGATGAAAAGTGAATTTGATTCCATGCTTGGGTCGGTAAAAGCAAAAGTTTTTGTCTATGGGATTGAAAATAAATCTGTTGGATTTTTGCACATGTCTCTTCGAAGCGACTATGTTGAGGGTTCAACAAGCAGTCCAGTAGCCTATGTAGAAGGTGTGTATGTAAAGCAAGACTATCGAACAAAAGGTGTAGCAAAAGAATTACTAAAAGAAGGTGAGGAATGGGCCAAAATCAATGGCTGCTCTCAAATTGCATCTGATATAGAACAAGGGAATGAGGATAGCTACCAATTCCATCATAAATCAGGGTTTTCTGAAGCTAATCGAATAATTTGTTTTATTAAGGACTTACATTTATAACTCGAAAAAAGACCGTGCTTCTTTCGAGTCATATGCTTATTCTTTAATTCCTTCTAACCATTCTTTATAGCAAGACGGACAGAGGGTTTCTTCCCGGTCATTGTAGTTATGGAAAAAGTTTACGAAATGGATGGAAGGTTCTGTTATTGGCTGGTCACAATAGAAACAAGTATCATTCATAAAAGTAACCTCCTTTGATTTACGTATATTATGACCATATATGTGCGAATTTCTCCCTGTAAATTCATCCAGTAATAAGATTGAGAATTCGCGGAGAACTAGCAGCTGAACGTGCTCATTATGTTTTAAAATCATGAGCTACTTGCTTTTGAACAACCTTCCATTTCAACCTTACTGTCATACGATATTAGGGATGATCAAAAAAGGGTGAGGAAATATGAAAAAAGGCTTAATCTTCTTAGTATTTATGACGGGACTTTTGTTGGTCGGGTGTTCAGGTGAAAGTGATATAAGCGAGTTTCCAAGTAAACCAATTAAATTAATGGTTGTTTTTCCTCCAGGAGGTGGAACCGATAACCAAGCGCGGATTATCTCAGAATATGCACAAAAGTATTTGGATGAAGAACTGGTTATTGTGAATAAGCCTGGCGGAGGAGGCAGAGTTGGTTGGAATGAATTCACACAAGTTAATCCAGATGGTTATGCCCTTGCGGCTTATAACTTGCCTCATATTATTTCACAACCCCTTGTTGGCTCCACTTCCTATCAAACAAAGGACTTCGAGCCTATCGTGAATTGGGGAGGAGATCCAACTGTTTTCGCCGTGAAAAAGGGAAGTAATATTCAAAACCTTGAAGATTTAATTAAAAGGTCTAAGCAAAATCCTGATAGTATTACAATTGGTCACTCAGGAAAATATGTGGGTCAACATCTGGCTATTCTACAACTCGAAAATGCTGTGGGTATTCAGCTCAAGGACGTGGCTTTTGGGGGCTCATCAGAAGCGAATGCATCTCTGTTAGGTGGACATATTGATGTCATTTCCGGAAATCTGTCCGGTATTACAAGATTGGGGGATCAGGTAAGGCCACTAGCGATAGCAACAGAAAAACGCCATGAGTATGCACCAGATATTCCAACCTTTAAGGAACTTGGGTATTCTAATGTGATCATGAGTACCGATAGAGGGATAGCCGCGAGAAAGGGAACCCCAGATGAAGTAATTGCCAAGTTAGAAAAAGCATTTATGGAGCTTTTGCAGGATAAACAATTCCAAGCAGAAATGCGAAAAGCTGGAGCAGGAACCTTGATTATGGACAGAAAAGAAACCATAAAAGAGATTGAAGAAAGAAAAGAAGAGTATGAGAAGTTGCTGAAAACGATTGGGGTGCTTGATTAAGGAAGTACACTGGAGTAGTGCTCCGTTTTTCTAACGCTTAGTTACTACTATTAGCCTTGGCAATTCAAATACACGCCTCCCTCCTTTATTGTTTAAACATAGAATGGTTGGGTTGCGTGTATTTTTAATTCCATTATGGAATTAAAATGTGTTAGCTCTACTCATTTGATTCGTTATGTTTCATTTCATGAAGTATTTCTGTCAATATTTGATTTTTCTCTTTTTGATTTCGTAACAGATTAATCATAAACCAAATGGAGAAAATGGCCAGTCCAATGGAAATGATAAACGGAAAAAGTGCGACAATAGGAAAAAACGTAAAAGCAGCATCCATACAATAACCTCCCATCTTTGTTAAGTGCTATTATATGAATGCCTCAAAATGTATATAATTATTTATTTTCTTATGTCTGCCAAATTCTTTTTTGCTAAAATGTAGTTCATATCTAACTGTGTCACGAATCCCAGTATTGGATCTTCTTTCAGATTTGCTTTTAGTGAGTAATATATATTTGGTTTTTCATGTTTTAGTATGGAAATCACTTCGGACGTCGGTAGTGAAATGTATCGAGTGCGCACTCGTAAGAAGCTTCTTAAGAAGGACTTATAGTTGCCAAAATAGCCTTGGTTATCGGGATATTGGTTCATTAATTTATCGAACTTTTTTAAAATGGATTCTAGCTCTGGCTCTCTCACTTTTACATTCTCCTCTCATATTTGCCTCATAATAACACCTAATCAAGGAGATATTGTGTAGGCAACTGGCTGGCATAGTTTTAACGGTAGCCCCTGTAGTTTTGCGTCCTTGTTTTTCAACAAGTTTGCCATTTTCTTCATCCTATTATACCATATTTATTTTAATATAAAAGTGTTCTTTAGGTCTGTTTCCCTATTTTTTAGACAAAAAATCCCTGACTGGTTAGCCAGGGAATTATTTATACGTTACCAGAATTTTAGCAAGAAGAACCTCGACGAAGGAGAAATTTTAAGTAAAATGTATATGGGCAACTAAGGCTTAACCTCCGCCTATAGGCTTGGCTTCGCCAGTTTTCTTTAACAAAAATGATCGCCTTTTTTCGGTACAGACATGCTAAATAATGGACGGAGATAGAGGGACAAATAACTTCCTGCTAATGCGAATACTGCCCATACCCAGCCATGAATACTTAAGGAAGCAATGCCGCCAAAATAGGCTCCAATGTTACAGCCAAATGCAATGCGAGCTCCGTATCCCATAAGAACTCCACCAATGATGGCTGCTAACATAATTCGTATTGGTATCTTTTTTAAGATAAATAATCCACCTGCTGCAGAAGCTAGCAAGGCACCGATTATCACACCAAAATTTAAGATTGTAGTGGAATCAGCAAAAATGGATGCTTCTAATTGTCCAGCATTTCCTCTAGACCAATAATCCCAAGTAGTTACATCAATACCTATAGCAGACGCTGTTTTGGATCCCCATAGAGCAAATGCAGATGTTACTCCCCAAGGATTTCCACGCACAAGTAATGTAATGGCATTAAGCACAGCTAAAACAAGAGCGGCAGCCCAAAGTGGCCAGGATCCTTTCAGAATGCGTAACCATCCATTTGCTTGAGGCAATGGCTTGATTTTTGGTGGTTGTTTTTTCTTTTCTATAAGTTTGGTAGCCCAGAAAATCAATGCAATAAATGCAAATTGTAGGAGCCAACCATTAAAATAGCCAAACTGTTCTCCAAGTGAAATTGGAGCAAAGGAAGGCATATCTTGAACCCAGAATCCCCAATGCCATGCTCCGAGGACAGAGCCGATGATAAAACCAATTAATGTGATGACCATTTCTCCACGTCCCCCACCTAACGAGTAGAGAGTACCGGACGCACAGCCATTTCCTAATTGCATTCCAATCCCGAAAAGAAAAGATCCTACTATAACACTAACACCAACTGGGGATACATAACCAGCTGGTTCTACCCCGAAAAAACCCTTTCCGATTGCAAAAATGATGGCAAATAACCCACTTGCCACTGCAAGCATAATCATATGTGCCCGAATGCCTTCCCCGTTTCCGATGGACATCAATCTACGAAAAGCTGATGTGAACCCAAAACGAGCATGGAAAAGTGTAAAACCAAGCGAAAGTCCAATCCATACTTGAACTCCTAACTGTACTCCACCTTGTTGACTAGAAAGAATAGTAATAATAATGGCAGCAATTATTCCACCAACAAGGTAGACCTTTTGCGGAGAGGAAAGCTCTCCTATGAATGTTCGTTTCTTATTTTCTGTGACCTGCTTTGCAGCAGTTTCCATATCATCACCCCTTATCTGTATAATTCCTATGCGTTTAATCGGTTTTATATTTTAAATAGTTCATTTTGTTTTGTAAAGAGATAGAACTTATGCTTCTTCTTTAAAAGCTGATAAGATAGTGTTAGTTGAAAGGGGAGAAGGAGATGAGTAATCCACTTACGGAAGCATTTAAAAATTCCAAGTTTCAATTAACTGGTCATGGTCCAAGAAATGTTCAAATATTAAAAAAAGCATTTGCGGATATTCCAGATGATCAAGTCAGTGACATGTATGGAAATGGGGAAGGGATAGAGGCTTTCGAAAATAAGATAGCGGCCTATTTAGGGAAAGACTCTGCGGTGTTTTTTCCTAGTGGTACGATGGCGCAACAAATTGCCCTTCGCATATGGTGTGATCAAAAAGGAGTGCATAAAGTAGCGTATCATCCACTATCACATTTAGAAATCCACGAGGAAGACGGACTGAAAGAACTGCATAACATAGAAACCTTTTTACTCGCTGATAAAGACAGAGTGATTGAATTCGAAGATGTAAAAGAAATGGATCAAGATATTTCGTGTTTACTATTGGAATTGCCACAACGAGAAATTGGAGGACAATTACCTTCCTATGAGACTTTAGAGAGAATCTCGGAGTATTGTAGAGGGAATGGAATCAAGCTTCATCTAGATGGTGCACGACTTTTTGAAATTCTCCCATTTTATCAAAAAACTGCTGTAGAGGTATGCGCACTATTTGATAGTGTGTACGTTTCTTTTTATAAAGGAATTGGCGGAATAGCCGGTGCGATATTAGCGGGAGATAAAGAGTTTACGGATACGTCGAAGATATGGAAACGTCGGCACGGAGGCGATTTAATCAGCTTGTATCCTTATATTATTCCAGCAGACTACTACTTTGAAAAAAGAAGGGATAAGATGGAGCAATATTTGGAAGGCGCTAAAGAATTGGCAGCGTTTTTTAATTCCGTTCCATCGATCTCCACTACACCGATTCATCCTGTATCTAATATGTTTCATGTACACATAGAGAAGCGAAAAGAAGATATAGAGGCAATTCTGGCGCAACTAATAAAGGAGACTGGAATCGGTGTCACTAGTT is from Radiobacillus kanasensis and encodes:
- a CDS encoding TAXI family TRAP transporter solute-binding subunit, whose protein sequence is MKKKSLLLFIFAILVAMVLSACNSGGTNGDESSDGGNDGSEESVTSLTMGTGSVGGVYYPLGGEMANLLKDNIDVEGFDVSSVESGASVENIAKIQSGDFQLGIAQNTTMISAVEQTGEFEGKTIDKVGVIASLYPEALQVVTLESTGIESIEDLKGKKVAIGPPGGATRQAAELVLSAYGIEEGDYEAFAEGFGDAKSKLQNGTIDASFAVVGVPSSTTDELQAATKEVKFLNIEGDALQQVVDQSQYEAYTVEPGTYEWQDEPVQTVTAMALLLGSTEQVSEDLAYQMTKTLFEKAGDMTIAQAKLITEDSALTGASDLPLHPGAEKYFKEIGVIE
- a CDS encoding dicarboxylate/amino acid:cation symporter yields the protein MSLTKKIFIGLLAGLAVGLALHLAAPDLFSTLDSYFFGPLGTIFLNLIKMLVVPIVFFFITLGTASLGDPKKLGRIGAKTIGFFLVTTTIAITIAIGLAYLIQPGNTGIDTTGAEYESQEAPSVVETFTNIIPTNPIQSMAEGNMLQIIAFSIFVGFALAMLGKKTEGIYRLIEQGNDIMMFLVNLIMRFAPYGAFGLLASAVGRMGLEGVQAMASYMIVVLVALFIHAFVTYGTAVGTLGKMSPIYFFKSFFPAMTVAFSTSSSSSTLPISMKTAQENLKVPKPISSFVQPLGATINMDGTAIMQGVATIFIAQVYNTDLSFAQLIMVVLTAVLASIGTAGVPGVGLIMLAMVLNQVQLPVEGIALIIGIDRVLDMTRTAINITGDAACAVVVTESEKKHQDTNFNDEEPVTEA
- a CDS encoding bile acid:sodium symporter family protein, whose product is MKGLERLSNFVGSTFAVWVLLFAVLSFLLPNGFTWIAAYIVPLLGIIMFGMGLTLSANDFKEAFRRPKDVAIGVIAQFTVMPLLAFALATLLPVSPEVAVGVILVGCCPGGTSSNVMTYLSKGDTALSVSITAVSTVLAPILTPALVLVFASQWLPVSPMDLFLSIVQVVLVPIVLGLIVKAWLGDKIEPGIKALPLVSVIGIVAIVAAVVSVNQEKIAETGALIFAIVVLHNVLGYLLGYGLGKALGMEPAKKRAVSIEVGMQNSGLGATLATAHFSPLSAVPSAIFSVWHNISGPIIATIFRKQQERDNLEPESSNKSA
- a CDS encoding GNAT family N-acetyltransferase produces the protein MGRELIRRAKIEDIDTVFALFDACKEDLLQKEIFQWDDNYPSREYVEAGITYGEMYILERNSEIIGAVAINEWQAPEWENVNWRHNDGNTLIIHSLCVHPDEEGNGYGDQILRFVEEFARENGYIGVRLDAFSENERALHFYERRGYHKVDEVFFTSKPEGHETYYCFDKFLYNEF
- a CDS encoding VOC family protein, yielding MGRVVGFELSSQEPEKAVEFYSDVFGWKAAEPQWDYWAVVTGENHLAGINGGIGKGPSDFPQGSRIQIEVDSIDHTIKIATDKGAMIVRDKMEFADFYLAYLVDPVGNGIGLIEKK
- a CDS encoding GNAT family N-acetyltransferase, which produces MNFPTRETNRLHLVQITSEHVDGYFDIMSRPDVTKYYGMDPLHEQKQAFKMIESFQTTYENHRGIRWGMLEKGTNRFIGTIGLNNWSTWSKRAEIGYELHPVFWRKGYATEAIQNILEYSFLELDLFRMGAVTFPENEASNKLLRKIGFKQEGVLRGYLFQTNQSHDAFVFSILRPEWEKTSS
- a CDS encoding GNAT family N-acetyltransferase, yielding MRVYQATIHDLEGITPLFNNYRIFYKQVSDIEAAKAFLLDRFVHQDSVIFVAVDESNYVGFTQLYPTFSSVSMQKTFILNDLYVKQHIRGKGIGWELLAAAKDYAIQVGARGLTLETGNDNGRAQGLYEKFGYEHIVDTRFYYYGIKG
- a CDS encoding prolyl oligopeptidase family serine peptidase, with amino-acid sequence MVQDIVQFTLITEVKPKGEKVIGALLEFLKDIKSNSLTLDTFSVKTKLPKIQEGQKEYVYVERTIKEVYTNFKGEMDIYEDAGRFVLLKFDEEENSARATYYDSITNYSERFELHYTLQQNKDITYLDEAILEADSLPIVHTKENHLILDDFQKNLFRDNNGKTLPYRLYAPPTQKPLPLVLFLHGAGERGDDNFTHLASNRGAICWADSEQQAKHPAFVLAPQADYNEWWTDDICCGLVLHLLEEVQTNYFIDPNRIYITGLSMGGYGTWKIIQDNPELAAAAIPICGFGDVELANQVKHLPIWTFHSIDDPTVPIEGTTKMVQAIEDCGIPVIYGEYSASLTNEENKEQAGTMLEKATRNESRILYTRYKEGTTPFHPHFSWIPTFENKVVMDWLFQQKRN
- the aac(6') gene encoding aminoglycoside 6'-N-acetyltransferase, whose product is MITTLNVQNIDETVEMALDLWPGHTFEQMKSEFDSMLGSVKAKVFVYGIENKSVGFLHMSLRSDYVEGSTSSPVAYVEGVYVKQDYRTKGVAKELLKEGEEWAKINGCSQIASDIEQGNEDSYQFHHKSGFSEANRIICFIKDLHL